The Virgibacillus phasianinus genome includes a window with the following:
- the spoIIP gene encoding stage II sporulation protein P: MKNKYTKDNNPNLFIITIGLVIVLFTTSLIISIPSVQIKILQSKGLEQLVNSEPFTNTFLFLLGEEIPQFKTFLGDEIKTPSLSKLALEAVTGIKTDNITTLMMQEIPGFNIANTEIYIAGEGSNYSNLPHESPPPDFDKLLKGHQPTEEKEPTSHDSNDTDKIKDPSVYIYHSHSWEGYLPLIDEDVKPSDSSSIDNSENVVLVGTMLTNKFEEYGINTVHNSSNVAKALRDRGWDYRNSYTLTHEYVETAASKNPTMDYYIDIHRDSARKESTTATINGKSYARLYFVVGKANEHYQENLSFAKEIHQKLEESYPGLSKGIYVKTKAEGNGVYNQDISSKSLLIEVGGIDNNKEELANTVGAFADVFEDIYEGVVEVNAQK, from the coding sequence AACCTTTTTATCATCACAATAGGTTTAGTTATCGTACTATTCACTACATCGTTAATTATTAGTATTCCTTCTGTACAAATAAAAATATTGCAATCTAAAGGTCTTGAACAGCTTGTTAATTCAGAACCTTTTACAAATACATTTCTTTTTTTACTAGGAGAGGAAATCCCCCAATTTAAGACCTTCCTCGGCGATGAAATTAAGACCCCTTCACTTTCTAAGTTAGCCTTAGAAGCAGTGACCGGAATTAAAACCGACAATATTACTACTCTAATGATGCAAGAAATTCCTGGATTTAATATCGCTAATACAGAAATTTATATCGCAGGTGAAGGATCGAACTACTCCAATCTGCCTCATGAATCACCGCCACCTGATTTTGATAAATTATTAAAAGGGCATCAACCGACGGAAGAAAAAGAACCGACTAGTCACGATTCGAATGATACAGATAAAATAAAAGATCCTTCTGTTTACATTTACCATTCTCATAGCTGGGAAGGATACTTACCTCTAATAGACGAGGACGTGAAACCGAGTGACTCGTCAAGTATTGATAACAGTGAAAATGTGGTATTGGTTGGTACCATGTTGACTAATAAATTCGAGGAATACGGAATCAATACGGTGCATAACTCATCAAATGTTGCAAAGGCCTTAAGGGATAGGGGATGGGATTACAGAAATTCATATACGTTAACACATGAATATGTTGAAACTGCGGCTTCAAAGAATCCAACTATGGATTACTATATAGATATTCACAGGGATTCAGCAAGAAAAGAGAGCACAACTGCCACCATTAATGGGAAAAGTTATGCAAGGTTATACTTTGTAGTTGGAAAAGCAAATGAACATTATCAAGAGAATTTATCGTTTGCCAAGGAAATCCATCAAAAACTTGAAGAAAGTTATCCTGGCTTAAGCAAAGGCATATATGTTAAAACAAAAGCGGAAGGTAATGGGGTCTATAATCAGGATATTTCAAGTAAATCACTGTTAATTGAAGTAGGGGGTATCGACAACAATAAGGAGGAATTAGCAAATACCGTTGGAGCATTTGCAGATGTTTTCGAAGATATTTATGAGGGTGTTGTAGAGGTAAATGCACAAAAATAA
- a CDS encoding type I restriction-modification system subunit M, protein MVNFQEKVNFLWTIAEILRGPYKPEDYGKVILPMAVLRRFDNVLEDTKKDVLKNYEKFKHLPEDARDEILNRKSNQLFNNTSNYDFNKLLNDSDNIAENLRDYINGFSKVARDIIEYFDFDKQIEKMDRNDLLYLTVKRFAEVDLHPDVISNLEMGYIFEELIRRYSEHAEAGDHYTPREVVRLMVGLMFNDDDEILTKPGITQTLYDGCAGTGGMGSIAQEYLNELNSSAELEFFAQEINEESFAMCKADTLIKGEEAQNIRFGNTLTRDAFPMKKFDYLISNPPYGVEWKPSEKVVRQEHEDLGVNGRFGAGLPRIGDGQLLFLQHLVSKMKPVSEENPKGSRLAIIMNGSPLFTGDAGSGESEIRRFMIENDLVEGIVAMPTSLFYNTGISTYIWILTNNKTAWRKGKIQLVNAVDYYQKMRKSMGEKRHEISPEQINEIIRIYGEYKEAENVKIFENEDFGYQKIFVERPLKLNYKVDDERIDRLHDQKAFQNLAKSKKKGEAGLKEEEAGHKQQLAIIEALQTLNDGTLYKNRETFTEKLKTTFTNIGLDMKAPLQKAILAALSEKDDTANVCLKNKKGDPEPDSDLRDTENVPLKENIHDYFDREVLPHVPDAWIDEEKTKIGYEIPFTRHFYKYQELRPSDEIKAEIQELEASILEKLKKVMV, encoded by the coding sequence ATGGTAAACTTTCAAGAAAAGGTTAATTTTTTATGGACAATTGCAGAAATCTTACGAGGGCCATATAAGCCTGAAGACTATGGTAAAGTTATTTTACCTATGGCGGTTTTACGTCGTTTTGATAACGTACTAGAAGATACGAAAAAAGACGTATTAAAGAATTACGAGAAATTCAAGCACTTACCTGAAGACGCTCGAGACGAAATATTGAACAGAAAATCAAATCAGCTTTTTAATAATACAAGCAACTACGACTTCAACAAACTCCTCAATGATTCCGATAATATTGCAGAAAACCTTCGAGATTACATAAATGGTTTTTCAAAAGTCGCGCGTGACATTATTGAGTACTTCGACTTTGATAAGCAGATTGAAAAGATGGATCGTAACGATCTCCTTTACTTGACAGTAAAACGTTTTGCAGAAGTTGATTTACACCCTGATGTCATCTCAAATCTAGAAATGGGCTATATTTTCGAAGAATTGATCCGACGTTACTCGGAACATGCTGAGGCTGGTGATCACTATACACCTCGAGAAGTGGTACGCCTTATGGTTGGACTCATGTTTAACGATGATGATGAAATTTTAACTAAACCAGGTATCACCCAAACGCTTTATGATGGTTGTGCGGGGACAGGTGGCATGGGATCCATTGCGCAAGAATATTTAAATGAGCTGAATAGTTCAGCCGAGTTAGAGTTCTTCGCTCAGGAAATTAATGAAGAATCGTTTGCGATGTGTAAGGCTGACACTCTTATTAAAGGAGAAGAAGCACAGAATATTCGTTTTGGCAATACGTTAACGCGTGATGCATTTCCAATGAAGAAATTCGACTATCTTATTTCCAATCCACCGTATGGAGTTGAATGGAAACCCTCAGAAAAAGTAGTGCGACAAGAACACGAAGATTTAGGTGTGAATGGTCGTTTTGGCGCAGGATTACCTCGTATCGGTGATGGTCAACTATTGTTCTTGCAGCACCTAGTATCGAAAATGAAACCAGTCAGTGAAGAGAACCCGAAAGGCTCTCGCTTAGCGATTATTATGAACGGATCACCATTGTTTACAGGGGATGCTGGAAGTGGAGAAAGTGAAATTCGTCGCTTTATGATTGAAAATGATCTTGTAGAAGGAATTGTTGCTATGCCAACAAGCCTTTTCTACAATACGGGCATTTCCACGTATATTTGGATTTTAACCAATAATAAAACTGCGTGGCGTAAAGGGAAGATACAGCTTGTCAATGCCGTAGATTACTATCAGAAGATGCGTAAAAGTATGGGGGAAAAGCGTCATGAGATTTCGCCCGAACAGATCAATGAAATCATTCGCATATATGGTGAGTATAAAGAGGCAGAGAACGTAAAAATCTTTGAAAACGAAGACTTTGGCTATCAAAAAATCTTTGTTGAACGACCTTTAAAACTCAACTATAAAGTTGATGACGAACGGATCGATCGTCTGCATGACCAAAAAGCTTTCCAAAACCTTGCGAAGTCGAAGAAAAAGGGTGAAGCGGGGTTAAAAGAAGAGGAAGCTGGACATAAGCAGCAACTAGCAATCATTGAAGCATTACAGACGTTGAATGATGGTACACTATATAAAAACCGTGAGACATTCACGGAGAAATTGAAAACGACGTTTACAAACATAGGACTTGATATGAAAGCTCCGTTACAGAAAGCGATTCTTGCAGCACTTTCTGAAAAGGACGACACTGCCAATGTGTGTCTGAAGAATAAAAAAGGCGATCCTGAACCTGACTCAGACTTACGAGACACGGAAAACGTGCCGTTAAAAGAGAACATACATGATTACTTTGATCGAGAAGTTTTACCACACGTGCCTGATGCGTGGATCGATGAAGAGAAAACAAAGATAGGTTACGAGATTCCGTTTACGAGACACTTCTATAAATACCAAGAACTTCGACCATCTGACGAAATCAAAGCGGAAATTCAGGAACTGGAAGCGAGTATTTTAGAGAAGTTGAAGAAGGTGATGGTGTGA
- a CDS encoding type I restriction endonuclease subunit R — MSIDTTEKGFEENIEQQLMESGFQRRTLNGTDLATFQKWTIDQAMLFSFLEATQPKSINQLKNVYKHEVQFKVLDRIDKELKRRGMIDCLRHGVKDYGVTLKLAYNKPPTDMNRTLVEKYERNIFTVSRQVYYSAGSHKSIDMMLSINGLPLVVMELKNQLTGQTVEHSMKQFKKDRDPNELLFQFKKRAVVFFGVDTDQVYMTTQLNKGKTFFLPFNRGNNGGKGNPVVEGDYRTSYLWKEILQPNSLIDILFRFVYIQKENIRDSNGDIIDEKEIVIFPRYHQLDAVRKVEADVTEHRAGKNYLIQHSAGSGKTNSISWLSHRLAKLHDEEEQPVFDSIIVITDRRVLDKQLQDAIYQLEHKAGMVEKIDEDSNQLAKAIQNKTKIIITTLQKFPFILDKVGEFSRGTYGVIIDEAHSSQGGKASSAMTALLSDKTLEEAYEQSMIEEGEATDAEERMIEVIAKSGDQSNISFFAFTATPKPKTVERFGRAKKDGTYEPFHLYSMRQAIEEGFIHDVLKNYVTYQTFYKIEKSIDEDPEMVKSKASRQIARYVSLHPHNIAQKAEIMVEHFRNVTRHKINGRAKAMVVTGSRLHAVRYKHAFDKYLKAKSYTDLRTLVAFSGTVEDNGLSFTEAEMNEFSEKELPEKFHSDDYQVLIVAEKYQTGFDEPLLHTMYVDKPLDGIKAVQTLSRLNRTCKGKDDTFILDFVNDAETIQAAFQTYYEVTGLGETTDPNILYDVQHELDAMQVYTEEEVDTVANLEYSDQPTKSARFQGQLNAALDPGVQRFTRELDEEKQDYFKSSAMKFVRTYAFILQIGPFSDIELHKRFIYLSSLLKKLPRKPEDPVFLSDDVALEYYRNEKTFEGSIMLNETGGEYLTPGQYGSAAGGEEEKERLSSIIDRMNDRFGTEFTVVDKLSRDQIVEDMKANEDLAQKAKSNTKDNFKFSFNRTFMDFVVNRMQNNEEFFMKILEDAEFKDFLMEDMIDEVYEELRGQNSAN, encoded by the coding sequence GTGAGTATTGACACGACGGAAAAAGGCTTTGAAGAGAACATAGAACAACAGTTGATGGAATCGGGGTTTCAACGGCGGACACTGAATGGTACTGACCTTGCCACCTTTCAAAAGTGGACGATTGATCAAGCGATGCTTTTTTCCTTTTTGGAAGCGACCCAACCGAAGTCGATTAACCAATTAAAGAATGTATATAAGCACGAGGTTCAGTTCAAAGTGCTTGATCGCATTGATAAAGAACTCAAACGTCGAGGGATGATCGATTGTTTACGACATGGTGTAAAAGACTATGGTGTGACGCTGAAACTTGCTTACAACAAGCCACCGACAGATATGAACCGAACGCTTGTTGAAAAATATGAACGGAACATTTTTACCGTCAGTCGTCAGGTCTATTATAGTGCGGGGAGCCACAAGTCAATTGATATGATGCTCTCGATTAATGGGTTACCTTTAGTGGTTATGGAGTTAAAAAATCAACTAACTGGTCAAACTGTTGAACATTCAATGAAACAATTTAAGAAAGACCGTGACCCTAATGAGCTGCTTTTTCAGTTTAAGAAACGTGCGGTAGTCTTTTTTGGCGTAGATACTGATCAAGTGTATATGACAACACAGTTAAATAAAGGGAAGACATTCTTTCTTCCGTTCAATCGGGGCAATAATGGCGGCAAAGGAAATCCAGTCGTAGAAGGAGATTACCGAACATCGTATCTCTGGAAAGAGATTTTGCAACCTAATAGCCTGATTGATATCCTTTTTCGCTTTGTCTATATTCAAAAAGAGAACATTCGTGACAGCAACGGGGACATCATTGATGAGAAAGAAATTGTGATATTCCCTCGCTACCATCAACTTGATGCGGTACGAAAAGTTGAAGCCGATGTGACGGAACATCGGGCAGGGAAGAATTATTTGATTCAACACTCAGCAGGGAGTGGCAAAACGAACAGCATTTCATGGTTGTCTCACCGTTTGGCAAAACTGCATGACGAAGAAGAACAACCTGTTTTTGACAGCATTATCGTTATTACAGACCGACGGGTATTAGACAAGCAACTTCAAGATGCGATATATCAATTGGAACATAAGGCAGGCATGGTTGAGAAAATTGATGAAGATTCGAACCAGTTAGCGAAAGCGATTCAAAATAAAACGAAGATCATCATCACAACGCTGCAAAAGTTCCCGTTTATCCTCGATAAAGTGGGGGAATTCAGTCGTGGAACGTATGGGGTCATTATCGATGAAGCACACAGCTCACAGGGAGGAAAGGCTTCATCAGCCATGACTGCTCTTCTCTCCGATAAAACATTAGAAGAAGCGTATGAACAGAGTATGATCGAGGAAGGTGAAGCGACGGATGCAGAAGAACGCATGATTGAAGTGATTGCTAAAAGTGGCGATCAGTCCAATATTTCCTTTTTTGCTTTCACTGCTACACCGAAACCCAAGACGGTAGAACGCTTTGGGCGGGCTAAAAAAGACGGCACCTATGAACCGTTTCATCTTTATTCCATGCGCCAAGCGATTGAGGAAGGTTTTATTCACGATGTGTTAAAAAACTATGTCACGTATCAAACATTCTATAAGATTGAAAAAAGCATCGATGAGGATCCAGAAATGGTGAAGAGTAAGGCAAGTCGTCAAATTGCTAGATATGTATCACTTCACCCACATAATATCGCACAAAAAGCCGAGATTATGGTGGAACATTTTCGAAACGTAACACGTCATAAAATTAACGGAAGGGCGAAAGCGATGGTTGTCACAGGAAGTCGCCTTCACGCGGTTCGATATAAACATGCTTTTGATAAATATTTGAAAGCAAAGAGTTATACTGATTTAAGAACCCTTGTGGCGTTTTCAGGAACAGTTGAAGATAATGGATTATCCTTTACAGAAGCAGAAATGAACGAATTTAGTGAGAAAGAATTACCAGAGAAGTTTCATTCTGATGATTACCAAGTTCTGATCGTCGCAGAGAAGTATCAAACAGGTTTTGACGAACCATTGCTTCATACCATGTATGTTGACAAGCCACTCGATGGAATTAAGGCGGTTCAAACCCTTTCACGCCTAAATCGAACGTGTAAAGGTAAAGATGACACATTTATATTAGATTTTGTAAATGATGCTGAGACGATTCAAGCAGCTTTTCAAACCTATTATGAAGTGACAGGTCTTGGTGAAACAACTGACCCGAATATTTTATACGATGTCCAGCATGAACTTGATGCGATGCAAGTGTATACCGAAGAAGAAGTGGATACAGTTGCAAACCTTGAATATAGTGACCAGCCAACGAAAAGTGCTCGTTTTCAGGGTCAACTTAATGCGGCACTAGATCCTGGGGTGCAACGGTTCACGAGAGAACTAGATGAAGAGAAACAAGATTATTTCAAATCATCGGCGATGAAATTTGTAAGAACGTATGCGTTTATCTTACAAATTGGCCCTTTTTCAGATATAGAGCTACACAAACGGTTTATCTATTTGAGTTCATTATTAAAGAAATTACCACGAAAACCAGAGGACCCAGTATTTCTTTCAGACGATGTTGCTTTAGAGTATTATCGAAATGAGAAAACCTTTGAAGGAAGTATTATGCTTAATGAAACTGGTGGAGAATATCTCACTCCAGGTCAGTATGGAAGTGCAGCAGGTGGAGAAGAAGAAAAAGAACGTCTTTCCTCGATCATTGATCGAATGAATGATCGCTTTGGAACGGAATTTACCGTAGTTGATAAATTATCTAGAGATCAAATCGTTGAAGACATGAAAGCAAACGAAGATCTCGCGCAAAAAGCGAAGAGCAATACAAAGGACAATTTTAAATTTAGCTTTAACCGCACATTCATGGACTTTGTCGTCAACCGCATGCAAAATAACGAGGAATTCTTCATGAAGATCCTTGAAGATGCTGAATTTAAAGACTTTCTAATGGAAGATATGATCGATGAGGTGTATGAAGAGTTAAGAGGTCAGAATTCAGCAAACTAA
- a CDS encoding restriction endonuclease subunit S — MNSATDQYNWINEIPETWKLVKLKYLARIATGSFDTQDKLENGIYPFFVRSQKIEKIDKYTHDGEAVMTAGDGVGVGKVFHYYNGKFAAHQRLYVFNNFKKVVFGKYIYYSVLSNLKFEVLQGNAKSTVDSLRYPMLANFPIVLPGYDNQIKVVNFLDQKTHEIDDLIADKEKLIKLLEEKRQAVITEAVTKGLDSNVKMKDSGVEWIGEIPEHWNALKLKRIAKRIDVGIAEAAAHAYRDKGVPIVRSKNIKNGKIINKDIFYIDEYFAEKNKSKYIWQGDLITVRTGDAGVTGVVSQELDRCQCFTMLITTLNKNNNPKFHSYYLNSIGGKSYFNITAWGTAQKNISVPILENCIVPYTDKEEQNRIIEYLDQITEDIDHSMKIVKIQINKLKEYRQSLIHEAVTGKIDIRGTMDETEQEEVSSS, encoded by the coding sequence GTGAACAGTGCTACTGACCAATATAATTGGATAAATGAGATACCTGAAACTTGGAAATTGGTTAAATTAAAATATTTGGCCCGAATAGCAACAGGGAGTTTTGATACTCAAGATAAATTAGAAAATGGAATATATCCTTTCTTTGTAAGGTCGCAAAAAATAGAAAAAATTGATAAATACACTCATGATGGTGAAGCAGTAATGACCGCAGGTGATGGAGTTGGTGTTGGTAAAGTGTTTCATTACTACAATGGTAAATTTGCTGCTCATCAGAGATTATATGTATTTAATAATTTTAAAAAAGTTGTCTTTGGAAAATATATTTACTATTCGGTACTGTCTAATCTTAAATTTGAGGTATTACAGGGTAATGCGAAATCTACAGTAGATTCATTAAGATATCCTATGTTAGCAAATTTCCCAATCGTACTACCAGGTTACGATAATCAGATTAAGGTGGTTAACTTCCTCGACCAGAAAACGCATGAGATCGATGACTTAATTGCGGACAAAGAAAAATTGATTAAGCTACTCGAAGAAAAACGTCAAGCAGTGATTACGGAAGCAGTGACAAAAGGGCTTGACTCGAATGTGAAGATGAAAGACTCAGGAGTGGAATGGATAGGCGAGATTCCTGAGCATTGGAATGCTCTAAAACTTAAAAGAATTGCAAAAAGAATAGATGTTGGAATTGCTGAAGCTGCGGCTCATGCATATAGAGATAAAGGTGTCCCTATAGTACGCTCGAAAAACATTAAAAACGGTAAGATTATCAATAAAGATATTTTTTATATTGATGAGTATTTTGCAGAAAAAAACAAAAGTAAATATATTTGGCAAGGAGATTTAATAACGGTAAGAACAGGAGACGCTGGTGTCACAGGGGTTGTGTCACAAGAATTAGATAGATGTCAGTGCTTTACCATGTTAATAACTACTTTAAATAAAAATAATAACCCAAAATTCCATTCATATTATTTAAATAGTATTGGAGGGAAAAGTTATTTTAATATTACTGCTTGGGGAACAGCTCAAAAAAATATAAGTGTGCCTATACTTGAAAACTGCATAGTTCCTTATACAGATAAAGAAGAACAAAATAGAATTATTGAATATCTAGATCAAATAACAGAAGATATTGATCACTCTATGAAAATAGTGAAAATACAAATCAATAAACTTAAAGAATACCGCCAATCCCTCATACACGAAGCAGTAACAGGTAAGATTGACATTCGAGGGACGATGGATGAAACCGAACAGGAGGAGGTGTCGTCATCGTGA
- a CDS encoding heavy metal translocating P-type ATPase, which translates to MSEHINQKNGHHEHDHEEHSDHKHHEHGHEEHSDHNHHTHHAHMMEDFKKRFYLSLILTIPILVLSPMIQDAINVDWRFTGDLYILFGLSTIVFFYGGWPFLKGMVDEVKQKEPGMMTLIAMAIIVAYGYSSLTVFGVEGRNFFWELATLIDIMLIGHWIEMKSVMGATSSLEHLVELMPNTAHRINKNEDTEEVNVSELKNGDLVLIKPGEKIPADGKITKGRSEIDESMLTGESLPVSKEKGEEAIGGSVNGEGSLTISIEKTGEDSYLSQVITMVREAQESRSHTQDLSDRMAKWLFYIAMAAGIVTFVIWIFVGPSLSYALERTVTVMVIACPHALGLAAPLVVAKSTTLAAKSGLLIRKRSSFEEARNIDAVIFDKTGTLTLGEFGVSNVVSSGNLSKEDIVKYTASLESQSEHPIARGIVNYAKGQNISYPQPNEFESLTGKGIQGQVDNKNVKVVSPGYLKDENIDFDQSAFQPLSEEGKTISFLLIDDKLEGFVALADQIKDSSKEAIAQLKEMNVESMMLTGDSNKVAQWVGKQLQLDAITAEVLPDEKADFVKKVQKDGKLVAMTGDGVNDAPALANADLGIAIGAGTDVAMETADIVLVESNPKDVVNILDLSKATYRKMIQNLWWAAGYNIVAIPLAAGILFPIGIVLSPAVGALLMSLSTVVVAINARLFKYEKQ; encoded by the coding sequence ATGAGCGAACACATAAACCAAAAAAATGGACATCATGAACATGATCATGAAGAACATAGTGATCACAAACATCATGAACATGGCCATGAAGAACACAGTGATCATAACCACCATACTCACCATGCGCACATGATGGAGGATTTTAAAAAGCGTTTTTATCTATCATTGATTTTGACCATACCGATTCTTGTTCTGTCTCCAATGATTCAGGACGCGATTAATGTAGACTGGCGATTTACCGGAGATTTATATATTCTCTTTGGGTTGTCAACGATTGTCTTCTTTTATGGCGGATGGCCATTTTTAAAAGGAATGGTGGATGAAGTAAAACAGAAAGAACCTGGCATGATGACGTTAATTGCTATGGCTATTATTGTGGCATATGGTTATAGTTCCCTAACCGTATTTGGTGTTGAAGGACGTAACTTCTTCTGGGAGCTGGCTACCCTGATTGATATTATGTTAATCGGTCATTGGATTGAAATGAAATCAGTTATGGGTGCTACGTCGTCATTGGAACATTTGGTTGAGCTAATGCCAAACACAGCCCATCGGATTAATAAAAATGAGGACACAGAAGAAGTAAACGTATCCGAATTAAAAAACGGTGATTTGGTTTTGATAAAGCCAGGTGAAAAAATACCAGCAGACGGTAAAATAACCAAGGGTCGATCCGAAATTGACGAATCAATGCTAACAGGTGAATCTCTTCCTGTTTCTAAAGAGAAAGGGGAAGAGGCAATTGGCGGGTCTGTAAACGGGGAAGGTTCCCTAACCATTTCTATTGAAAAAACGGGTGAAGATAGTTATTTATCACAAGTTATAACGATGGTCCGTGAAGCACAGGAATCAAGGTCCCATACACAAGACCTTTCGGACCGCATGGCAAAATGGTTATTTTATATTGCAATGGCAGCGGGTATCGTGACCTTTGTAATATGGATTTTTGTTGGTCCATCATTAAGCTATGCCTTAGAACGAACAGTTACCGTAATGGTTATTGCATGTCCCCATGCACTTGGACTTGCCGCACCTTTAGTGGTTGCGAAATCAACAACACTTGCTGCGAAAAGTGGCTTGCTTATTCGGAAACGATCCAGTTTTGAGGAAGCAAGAAATATAGATGCCGTTATTTTTGATAAAACGGGTACACTGACATTAGGCGAATTTGGTGTAAGCAATGTCGTTTCCAGCGGAAATTTAAGCAAGGAGGACATTGTGAAATATACAGCATCACTTGAATCTCAATCCGAACATCCAATTGCAAGGGGAATCGTCAACTATGCAAAAGGACAAAATATTAGCTACCCACAACCAAATGAGTTTGAGTCGTTAACTGGTAAGGGTATTCAAGGCCAAGTAGATAACAAAAATGTAAAAGTGGTTAGTCCTGGCTACCTAAAAGATGAAAATATTGATTTTGATCAATCAGCATTTCAGCCATTAAGTGAGGAAGGAAAAACAATATCTTTTCTTTTGATTGACGATAAATTGGAAGGCTTTGTTGCACTTGCCGATCAGATAAAGGATAGCTCTAAGGAAGCAATAGCGCAGTTAAAAGAGATGAACGTGGAATCGATGATGTTGACTGGTGACAGCAATAAAGTTGCCCAATGGGTAGGTAAACAATTACAGCTTGATGCCATTACTGCAGAAGTTTTACCAGATGAAAAAGCTGATTTTGTGAAGAAGGTTCAAAAGGATGGTAAGCTTGTGGCAATGACTGGTGACGGTGTAAATGATGCACCTGCATTAGCAAACGCGGATCTTGGAATCGCAATCGGCGCGGGAACAGATGTAGCGATGGAAACTGCAGATATTGTTTTGGTTGAAAGTAATCCTAAAGACGTAGTGAATATTTTAGATTTATCGAAAGCTACGTACCGGAAAATGATTCAAAATTTATGGTGGGCGGCAGGATATAATATTGTCGCCATTCCGTTAGCTGCTGGGATACTGTTCCCGATAGGAATTGTATTGAGTCCAGCAGTTGGTGCACTGCTGATGTCACTAAGTACTGTAGTAGTAGCTATTAACGCACGGTTGTTCAAGTATGAAAAACAATAA
- a CDS encoding recombinase family protein → MKYGYARVSCVDQNLDRQRSSLKEEGCEMIWEEKMSGATTNRPVLHDLLDKVSKGDIIVVQSLDRISRSTVDLLQLVDELKDQSVSLRSIKDSWFDMTDENPFSGFLLTVMSGLSEYERKMIRMRQQEGIKQAKFKGKFKGRVKKYTEKHPGMNHAIELYEKGDRTVKEICAITKVGRSSFYRGLKKREEQQYVSGKKEKMTW, encoded by the coding sequence TTGAAGTATGGTTATGCGCGAGTTTCATGTGTGGATCAAAATTTAGATCGTCAGCGCTCGTCTCTTAAAGAAGAGGGCTGCGAGATGATTTGGGAAGAAAAAATGAGCGGCGCAACAACTAATCGTCCAGTCCTTCATGACTTACTAGATAAAGTTAGTAAAGGAGACATTATTGTGGTACAAAGTTTGGATCGAATTAGCCGATCGACCGTTGATTTACTGCAACTCGTTGATGAACTAAAAGATCAAAGTGTCTCTTTACGTTCGATCAAAGATTCTTGGTTTGATATGACAGATGAAAATCCTTTTTCAGGGTTTTTATTAACAGTTATGTCTGGATTGTCCGAATACGAACGCAAAATGATCCGCATGAGACAACAGGAAGGGATTAAACAAGCAAAATTTAAAGGGAAGTTTAAAGGCAGGGTGAAAAAATATACGGAAAAGCATCCTGGAATGAATCATGCGATTGAGCTGTATGAAAAAGGTGACAGGACTGTTAAAGAAATTTGTGCAATCACTAAAGTTGGTCGTAGTTCATTCTACCGTGGATTAAAGAAAAGAGAAGAACAACAATACGTAAGTGGAAAAAAGGAGAAAATGACATGGTAA
- a CDS encoding YdhK family protein codes for MKSKKMIVLAVLLIVSAFTLAACGNNGDNEGNNSADNGENNQTENAENNAADNGENKEKNSDSGEGMDGMDMEHSGSGEVPEGLAVAENPKYEVGSQATLTTDHMPGMKDADATIVGAYDTTAYVISYTPTTGGERVKNHKWVIQEEIKGAGEEPIEPGTEVTITASHMKGMDGATATIDSAKQTTVYMIDYMPTNGGEKVTNHKWVTGSELAAK; via the coding sequence ATGAAAAGTAAAAAAATGATAGTGTTGGCGGTATTACTAATCGTTTCCGCATTTACATTGGCTGCATGTGGAAATAATGGTGATAATGAGGGAAATAACTCGGCCGATAATGGGGAAAATAACCAAACCGAAAATGCAGAAAATAACGCAGCCGATAATGGGGAAAACAAAGAAAAGAATTCTGATTCAGGCGAAGGTATGGATGGTATGGATATGGAGCATTCAGGATCAGGAGAAGTTCCAGAAGGATTAGCGGTTGCAGAAAATCCAAAGTATGAAGTTGGTAGCCAGGCTACCCTTACAACGGATCATATGCCAGGCATGAAGGACGCTGATGCTACAATAGTTGGCGCTTATGATACTACTGCTTATGTTATTTCATATACGCCAACAACCGGTGGTGAGAGAGTAAAAAATCATAAATGGGTTATTCAAGAGGAAATAAAAGGTGCTGGAGAAGAACCAATAGAACCAGGAACTGAAGTCACGATAACTGCATCTCATATGAAGGGGATGGATGGCGCAACTGCGACAATTGACTCCGCTAAACAAACCACTGTTTATATGATTGATTATATGCCAACAAATGGCGGGGAAAAAGTGACTAATCACAAATGGGTTACGGGAAGTGAATTAGCTGCGAAATAA